From the Pedobacter cryoconitis genome, one window contains:
- a CDS encoding dsDNA nuclease domain-containing protein, with amino-acid sequence MTTTNSSANSGVHGSTGYEFQKHCALYVLLEQYSTLKNNRYFICLEHHEDFLFCFLTAADLVRSVDSYQAKKASENWGLSAELFDILHKMTNVGIALDIDTMPKDSTYDHSLNFISNHDIKLSIKQKGKLAISDTVNVSREKVLFTSLKPEIAKKIRDEINVLSGSSLINDSQLTKMSFGFIDLNKSYTKQKQTLIGQFNLLFGKTVADHSAAVETLLRLFRNAENVLNQGGIVQLMDKSKRVDYKEINKAIDVITKEQKAYEFWRSKSDEISKKILISLAEKTKFELAFKNSFDLFKDNKQVEHQKILKFVNKNRDAFDIHTSDVDCLEELYNRFMNQQNTQLKPIDIKATLFAAYIEILDTL; translated from the coding sequence ATGACTACGACGAACTCAAGCGCTAATTCAGGGGTTCATGGCTCAACGGGTTATGAATTTCAAAAGCATTGTGCGCTTTACGTTTTGCTGGAGCAGTATTCCACTTTAAAAAATAACCGATATTTCATCTGTCTTGAGCACCATGAGGATTTTCTCTTCTGTTTTCTAACCGCAGCAGACCTTGTAAGGTCAGTTGATTCATATCAAGCTAAAAAGGCATCCGAAAACTGGGGGCTTTCCGCAGAGCTTTTTGATATACTCCATAAAATGACTAATGTTGGGATTGCGTTAGACATTGATACAATGCCTAAGGATTCAACTTATGATCATTCGTTGAATTTTATATCAAATCATGATATCAAGTTGTCAATTAAGCAAAAAGGAAAGCTTGCAATTTCAGATACCGTTAATGTTTCTAGGGAGAAAGTCTTATTTACTAGCCTTAAACCGGAAATTGCAAAAAAAATTAGAGATGAAATTAATGTACTTTCTGGATCAAGTCTGATAAATGATAGTCAGCTTACTAAAATGTCTTTTGGTTTTATTGATCTAAACAAAAGCTACACAAAGCAAAAGCAGACCCTCATTGGTCAATTTAATCTACTTTTCGGGAAAACGGTAGCAGATCACTCAGCCGCAGTTGAAACGCTTTTAAGACTTTTTAGAAATGCTGAAAATGTTTTAAATCAGGGAGGAATAGTGCAATTAATGGATAAATCTAAAAGAGTTGATTATAAGGAAATCAATAAGGCTATCGATGTTATTACTAAGGAACAGAAGGCATACGAGTTTTGGCGTTCTAAGTCAGATGAAATATCCAAGAAAATACTAATATCTTTAGCAGAAAAAACTAAATTTGAATTGGCATTCAAAAATAGCTTTGATCTTTTCAAAGATAATAAGCAGGTTGAGCACCAGAAGATTTTAAAATTTGTAAACAAGAACCGGGATGCTTTTGACATTCATACTTCTGATGTTGATTGTCTTGAAGAATTGTACAATCGGTTTATGAACCAACAGAATACCCAATTAAAACCTATTGACATAAAAGCGACATTATTCGCAGCTTATATTGAAATATTAGATACACTGTGA
- a CDS encoding DUF4145 domain-containing protein translates to MNKKIWIDWRVNKPCPNCITGELISIDKKYIQTETRASSIQTTEEPSYPYTDFIFTEHLKCNYCAEIVAALGYKSEDNYPDQDSHHNTVIKYSSFIPAPHIIEMPKSCPVIVKKILIDSFSLFWMDENSCANKIRISVEALMDALKVKKTKMTKKGRRELSLHSRILEYKLKNPEIAEYLLAIKWIGNTGSHLSNVSEDHILNAYKLLEYALELIYNDKKKELTRMSKAINKRKKLI, encoded by the coding sequence ATGAATAAAAAGATATGGATAGATTGGCGGGTCAATAAGCCTTGTCCAAATTGTATTACTGGTGAATTAATATCTATTGATAAAAAATACATTCAAACAGAAACAAGAGCATCATCAATTCAGACTACAGAAGAGCCATCATATCCTTATACGGATTTTATCTTTACTGAGCATTTAAAGTGTAACTATTGTGCTGAGATAGTTGCAGCCTTAGGATATAAGTCTGAAGACAATTACCCTGATCAAGACAGTCACCATAATACGGTCATTAAGTACTCCTCTTTTATTCCTGCTCCTCATATTATTGAGATGCCTAAATCCTGTCCTGTAATAGTAAAAAAAATACTTATTGACTCCTTTAGTTTATTTTGGATGGATGAAAATTCATGTGCGAACAAAATTAGAATATCTGTTGAGGCATTAATGGATGCTTTGAAGGTTAAAAAAACGAAGATGACCAAAAAGGGAAGAAGAGAATTGTCTTTACATTCAAGAATTTTAGAGTATAAACTTAAAAATCCTGAAATTGCTGAATATCTATTGGCTATTAAATGGATCGGAAATACTGGCAGCCATTTATCAAATGTATCAGAAGACCATATCCTAAATGCTTATAAATTACTAGAATATGCACTAGAGCTGATTTACAACGATAAAAAAAAGGAATTAACTAGGATGAGCAAAGCGATTAATAAACGAAAAAAGCTAATTTAA
- a CDS encoding GNAT family N-acetyltransferase translates to MSKYLKINLEGTNAQITIRIEIEDNDDVVAFHDTEEIGRFEFEPTEDGSRYNLELLFMNVKPDYKNLGIGKSLMTYAVNKHGEFLLPKPECFVNATNKLTDEGAYLINSCFRNRILPRIFKKQYDHSPY, encoded by the coding sequence ATGTCGAAATACTTAAAAATTAATTTAGAAGGTACAAATGCCCAAATCACTATCCGGATCGAAATTGAAGATAATGATGATGTAGTTGCTTTCCATGACACTGAAGAAATTGGAAGATTTGAATTTGAACCAACTGAAGATGGTAGTCGTTATAATTTGGAACTACTTTTCATGAATGTAAAGCCCGATTACAAGAATTTAGGTATAGGCAAATCGCTAATGACGTATGCAGTTAATAAGCATGGCGAATTCTTACTTCCGAAGCCAGAATGTTTTGTTAATGCTACTAATAAGCTTACTGACGAAGGAGCTTACCTAATTAATTCTTGTTTCAGGAATAGGATTTTACCTCGAATTTTCAAAAAGCAATATGATCATAGTCCTTATTAA